From the Panthera leo isolate Ple1 chromosome C1, P.leo_Ple1_pat1.1, whole genome shotgun sequence genome, one window contains:
- the CC1H1orf167 gene encoding uncharacterized protein C1orf167 homolog isoform X4, protein MELRQDASRKENVPPRPATPLRPGKRLERRRFPKSRGVGRGSGHGRWVHECPAEREGPATIRSPGAERRQEPCRVQTNLAGPSLVLKDATGRLVNSGLQQQSNLQTPAGRPQGRARELVVQQSNLSIRGTSLAEGRSHLSPRLRSELLDSFWPHPIPQGSPLSRASLANPLTSLRQSRWLGTDTPCPDVQPAAGFASLSGHTLPGSGPWCVLGNWPPRLMGEPLTLEDLTVPVQSQARAPSQTAIHQLLASVRHLEHEVALLRCRASQEPPGPAHRDPWTSSGRAGGGQGGPGQPVLASWEGREKPVRGLRETADFPGTQGAQAGLSDSRASSKPASLEATLRMLTGDFLDPKQGALLANPARQGENFSPGPTYGSRPKRDPRLPPGVGNREARPCSSACSRAARGGPPGQEGREVALQELVSKEEERTASCPPDAAPARSALQNKARNVGSLESGTARCFRAWWHRVRKRRAVAAAVALGRRRLLRRGLRALRWALRLREAQLEVAWKRHTQALLAQSFRKWRNQTLQQKQGQPRVQAGPGPPPSGTGQGQSPSGREPVADPAWRSSPGSQREEAGAWPGPDGGDGEVQMLQALQQLAGFLLWCHQKEWARQERRVQGEASRATLRTQKKGRPPQARCSHAADAPKVASLDTQQQRAWLGRCFGAWQQFVQRGARYRDRLAHRRARTLRICLQQWVRMKQLQASDGAKVTQLSLCRQKAGNVALCSSAPGVATAQGLGTMAQVQGGSSLREACRRLALRRAPLLWRTRLSQRRKADSFLQGMRQQMIRRILKGWCLRAWGPGTPSDSARTTLAPELLGSIPGGEDLPGCSTPRSSLEKVSRAPTLLETLRLSFVWAAGRQQKRRCLLLWQVRAQQSRRAARWHRCTLRRRAAAPARKVPAVGAGATPGPEEVRVPGLATGSSSSETHSGPARAAPTAEPFPGPVWSCERHRGVPSHQSLSGWPEKGPGDHIFHVAGSRSSQSLGTGAARGPGPRDPLEKPCTGGPDGRAAEETHRCRTRPSPTRHHGGGGPKEQREMSWAQSDREPRLCRAFQVQLQWPGRTSQAQGPPPGKPGGDCSSEASVLKGQGVAAERQLGRRYLQRWHLEALLRRLQGSQQARCLAATWQHWVDAQGEEQLARTLLRQWHLKWAWRVWRRRVLRLRAARRLQQQEGGRVLSQAFEKWCQQLAARGRKRGATGSPVPPEQGGHREPWEQAGSCWGGRGRGKGPSCSCDLFPWKEKQNCAQPSKGRNHVPPIRGVQAQATRHSSHSLGTEL, encoded by the exons ATGGAGCTGAGACAGGACGCCAGCCGCAAGGAGAATGTGCCCCCCAGGCCTGCGACGCCCCTGAGGCCAGGCAAGAGGCTTG AGCGACGGAGATTTCCGAAGAGCAGAGGTGTCGGCCGGGGCAGCGGACATGGCCGGTGGGTGCACGAGTGCCCGGCTGAGAGGGAAGGGCCTGCCACCATACGCTCCCCGGGGGCAGAGCGGCGCCAGGAGCCCTGCCGGGTCCAGACCAACCTGGCCGGCCCGAGCCTCGTCCTGAAGGACGCAACTGGCCGGCTGGTGAACTCAGGCTTGCAACAGCAGAGCAACCTGCAGACCCCGGCCGGCAGGCCCCAGGGGAGAGCTCGAGAGCTTGTCGTCCAGCAGAGTAACCTGAGCATAAGGGGGACCAGCTTGGCCGAAGGCAGGAGTCACCTCAGCCCCCGCCTCCGGTCAGAGCTTCTGGACAGCTTCTGGCCCCACCCGATACCCCAGGGAAGCCCTCTATCCCGAGCGTCGCTGGCTAACCCACTCACCAGCCTGAGACAGTCCCGGTGGCTGGGCACAGACACCCCCTGCCCAGACGTCCAGCCTGCTGCAGGCTTCGCCTCTCTCAGTGGGCACACACTTCCAGGCTCCGGACCCTGGTGTGTCCTGGGGAACTGGCCCCCTAGGCTCATGGGGGAGCCCCTCACCCTGGAGGACCTGACTGTCCCGGTCCAGAGCCAGGCTCGGGCCCCATCCCAGACTGCCATCCACCAGCTGCTGGCCTCTGTGCGACACCTGGAGCACGAGGTAGCCCTTCTCAGGTGCCGGGCCTCCCAGGAACCCCCAGGCCCTGCTCACCGGGACCCCTGGACCAGCAGTGGCCGGgctggcggggggcagggagggcccgGCCAGCCTGTTCTTGCatcctgggaggggagggagaaacccGTGCGAGGCCTCAGGGAAACTGCGGATTTCCCAGGGACACAGGGGGCCCAGGCTGGCCTCTCAGACAGTCGGGCAAGCAGTAAGCCTGCGTCACTGGAGGCCACGCTGAGGATGCTGACAGGGGATTTCCTCGACCCTAAGCAGGGGGCCCTTCTGGCCAACCCCGCGAGGCAAGGAGAGAACTTCTCCCCGGGGCCTACATATGGCAGCAGGCCGAAGAGGGACCCCCGGCTCCCTCCAGGGGTGGGTAACAGGGAAGCCAGACCCTGCTCTTCAGCTTGCTCCCGTGCTGCCCGGGGCGGCCCAcctgggcaggaaggaagggaggtggcCCTGCAGGAGCTTGTCagcaaggaggaggagaggacagCTTCCTGCCCACCAGATGCAGCCCCAGCAAGGAGCGCCCTGCAG AACAAAGCCCGAAACGTTGGGAGCCTGGAGTCCGGGACGGCCCG ATGTTTCAGAGCCTGGTGGCATCGGGTGCGGAAGCGGCGGGCCGTGGCTGCGGCGGTGGCCCTGGGCCGCCGGCGGCTGTTGCGCAGGGGCCTGCGGGCGCTTCGGTGGGCACTGCGGCTCCGGGAGGCCCAGCTGGAGGTGGCATGGAAGCGACACACTCAGGCCCTGCTGGCCCAGAGCTTCCGAAAG TGGAGAAACCAGACTCTGCAGCAGAAGCAAGGGCAGCCCCGCGTCCAGGCTGGGCCGGGACCCCCACCGTCTGGGACGGGCCAAGGCCAGAGCCCCTCAGGAAGGGAGCCGGTGGCAGACCCCGCCTGGAGAAGCAG TCCAGGGAGTCagagggaggaggcgggagcCTGGCCGGGACCAGATGGAGGCGACGGAGAAGTACAGATGCTTCAGGCCTTGCAGCAACTGGCTG GCTTCCTCTTATGGTGCCATCAGAAGGAATGGgccaggcaggagaggagggtcCAGGGAGAGGCCTCCAGGGCCACGCTGAGGACTCAGAAGAAGGGGAGACCCCCCCAGGCCCGGTGCTCTCATGCTGCAGACGCACCCAAGGTGGCCTCGCTGGACACccagcagcagagagcctggctcGGCAg GTGCTTTGGGGCCTGGCAGCAGTTTGTGCAAAGAGGGGCCCGGTACCGGGACCGCCTGGCTCACCGCCGGGCCAGGACCCTGAGGATATGTCTGCAGCAGTGGGTGCGAatgaagcagctccaggcctCAGATGGAGCGAAGGTGACCCAGCTGTCCCTCTGCCGGCAGAAGGCAG GGAACGTGGCCCTCTGCAGCTCAGCCCCTGGCGTGGCCACAGCCCAAGGCCTGGGGACGATGGCCCAGGTGCAAGGTGGCAGCTCCCTGCGGGAAGCCTGCCGGAGACTGGCCCTCCGCCGGGCGCCGCTGCTCTGGAGGACGCGGCTCTCCCAGCGTCGGAAGGCTGA CTCCTTCCTCCAGGGCATGCGGCAGCAGATGATTCGGCGTATCCTGAAGGGCTGGTGCCTGAGGGCCTGGGGTCCAGGCACCCCGTCAGACAGTGCCAGGACCACCTTGGCCCCGGAGCTCCTGGGCAGCATCCCGGGGGGGGAGGACTTGCCGGGCTGCAGCACACCCCGAAGCTCACTAGAGAAG gtTTCCAGGGCCCCCACCCTCCTGGAGACGCTCCGGCTGAGCTTTGTGTGGGCAGCTGGGCGGCAGCAGAAGAGGCGGTGCCTTCTGCTCTGGCAGGTGCGGGCACAGCAGTCCCGGAGGGCAGCGAGGTGGCACCGGTGTACTCTTCGGAGGCG GGCGGCAGCTCCTGCACGAAAAGTACCAGCAGTGGGTGCAGGTGCAACTCCAGGGCCTGAGGAGGTCCGTGTTCCGGGACTGGCGACGGGCAGCAGCTCGTCGGAGACGCACAGCGGCCCCGCCAGAGCAGCCCCTACTGCAGAG CCATTTCCAGGCCCCGTGTGGAGTTGTGAGAGACACAGGGGTGTTCCCAGCCACCAGAGCCTTTCGGGATGGCCCGAGAAGGGCCCTGGGGACCACATTTTCCATGTGGCGGGAAGCCGGAGCAGCCAAAGCCTGGGCACAGGGGCAGCACGTGGCCCGGGTCCCCGTGACCCACTGGAGAAGCCGTGCACGGGGGGGCCCGACGGACGGGCAGCTGAGGAG ACCCACCGCTGCAGGACGCGGCCCAGCCCAACGCGGCACCACGGCGGCGGTGGAccgaaggagcagagagaaatgtCCTGGGCTCAGA GTGACAGAGAGCCTCGCCTCTGCCGTGCCTTCCAGGTCCAGCTGCAGTGGCCTGGACGCACCAGCCAGGCCCAGGGCCCGCCGCCCGGAAAACCAGGAGGGGACTGCAGCTCTGAGGCCAGCGTCCTCAAAGGCCAAGGCGTGGCCGCTGAGAGGCAGCTGGG GAGGAGGTACCTGCAGCGCTGGCACCTTGAGGCCTTGCTTCGCCGGCTCCAGGGCTCCCAGCAGGCCAGGTGCCTGGCGGCAACATGGCAGCACTGGGTGGACGCTCAGGGAGAGGAGCAGCTGGCACGGACGCTG CTCAGGCAGTGGCACCTGAAGTGGGCCTGGCGCGTGTGGCGGCGGCGAGTCCTGCGGCTGCGGGCGGCTCGGCGATTGCAGCAACAGGAAGGCGGCCGGGTCCTTTCCCAG GCCTTTGAGAAGTGGTGCCAACAGCTGGCAGCCAGGGGCCGGAAGAGAGGAGCCACCGGCAGCCCGGTACCCCCTGAGCAAGGCGGGCATCGGGAGCCCTGGGAGCAGGCTGGAAGCTGCTGGGGTGGACGTGGGCGGGGCAAGGGGCCCAGCTGCAGCTGTGACTTGTTCccatggaaagaaaaacagaactgtgCCCAGCCTTCGAAAGGAAGGAACCACGTCCCACCCATCCGGGGAGTGCAGGCTCAAGCCACCAGGCACTCATCCCACAGCCTGGGGACAGAGCTCTGA
- the CC1H1orf167 gene encoding uncharacterized protein C1orf167 homolog isoform X3 encodes MELRQDASRKENVPPRPATPLRPGKRLERRRFPKSRGVGRGSGHGRWVHECPAEREGPATIRSPGAERRQEPCRVQTNLAGPSLVLKDATGRLVNSGLQQQSNLQTPAGRPQGRARELVVQQSNLSIRGTSLAEGRSHLSPRLRSELLDSFWPHPIPQGSPLSRASLANPLTSLRQSRWLGTDTPCPDVQPAAGFASLSGHTLPGSGPWCVLGNWPPRLMGEPLTLEDLTVPVQSQARAPSQTAIHQLLASVRHLEHEVALLRCRASQEPPGPAHRDPWTSSGRAGGGQGGPGQPVLASWEGREKPVRGLRETADFPGTQGAQAGLSDSRASSKPASLEATLRMLTGDFLDPKQGALLANPARQGENFSPGPTYGSRPKRDPRLPPGVGNREARPCSSACSRAARGGPPGQEGREVALQELVSKEEERTASCPPDAAPARSALQNKARNVGSLESGTARCFRAWWHRVRKRRAVAAAVALGRRRLLRRGLRALRWALRLREAQLEVAWKRHTQALLAQSFRKWRNQTLQQKQGQPRVQAGPGPPPSGTGQGQSPSGREPVADPAWRSSPGSQREEAGAWPGPDGGDGEVQMLQALQQLAGFLLWCHQKEWARQERRVQGEASRATLRTQKKGRPPQARCSHAADAPKVASLDTQQQRAWLGSSFLQGMRQQMIRRILKGWCLRAWGPGTPSDSARTTLAPELLGSIPGGEDLPGCSTPRSSLEKVSRAPTLLETLRLSFVWAAGRQQKRRCLLLWQVRAQQSRRAARWHRCTLRRRILLGWSHWATAQGAQRELAVGWAWERSCRAALGLWRRRLAQRLQAERCVRARGRTLVRGALHRWHGCWQRRQLLHEKYQQWVQVQLQGLRRSVFRDWRRAAARRRRTAAPPEQPLLQSHFQAPCGVVRDTGVFPATRAFRDGPRRALGTTFSMWREAGAAKAWAQGQHVARVPVTHWRSRARGGPTDGQLRRVLEAWAQAAARGRVRGAAITQFRQAASRRLLWTCWAQWRAVLLSGQLEPQEAEAQEACPVDRRQRPGVASRGRLLALMDTPAPWKQTHRCRTRPSPTRHHGGGGPKEQREMSWAQSDREPRLCRAFQVQLQWPGRTSQAQGPPPGKPGGDCSSEASVLKGQGVAAERQLGRRYLQRWHLEALLRRLQGSQQARCLAATWQHWVDAQGEEQLARTLLRQWHLKWAWRVWRRRVLRLRAARRLQQQEGGRVLSQAFEKWCQQLAARGRKRGATGSPVPPEQGGHREPWEQAGSCWGGRGRGKGPSCSCDLFPWKEKQNCAQPSKGRNHVPPIRGVQAQATRHSSHSLGTEL; translated from the exons ATGGAGCTGAGACAGGACGCCAGCCGCAAGGAGAATGTGCCCCCCAGGCCTGCGACGCCCCTGAGGCCAGGCAAGAGGCTTG AGCGACGGAGATTTCCGAAGAGCAGAGGTGTCGGCCGGGGCAGCGGACATGGCCGGTGGGTGCACGAGTGCCCGGCTGAGAGGGAAGGGCCTGCCACCATACGCTCCCCGGGGGCAGAGCGGCGCCAGGAGCCCTGCCGGGTCCAGACCAACCTGGCCGGCCCGAGCCTCGTCCTGAAGGACGCAACTGGCCGGCTGGTGAACTCAGGCTTGCAACAGCAGAGCAACCTGCAGACCCCGGCCGGCAGGCCCCAGGGGAGAGCTCGAGAGCTTGTCGTCCAGCAGAGTAACCTGAGCATAAGGGGGACCAGCTTGGCCGAAGGCAGGAGTCACCTCAGCCCCCGCCTCCGGTCAGAGCTTCTGGACAGCTTCTGGCCCCACCCGATACCCCAGGGAAGCCCTCTATCCCGAGCGTCGCTGGCTAACCCACTCACCAGCCTGAGACAGTCCCGGTGGCTGGGCACAGACACCCCCTGCCCAGACGTCCAGCCTGCTGCAGGCTTCGCCTCTCTCAGTGGGCACACACTTCCAGGCTCCGGACCCTGGTGTGTCCTGGGGAACTGGCCCCCTAGGCTCATGGGGGAGCCCCTCACCCTGGAGGACCTGACTGTCCCGGTCCAGAGCCAGGCTCGGGCCCCATCCCAGACTGCCATCCACCAGCTGCTGGCCTCTGTGCGACACCTGGAGCACGAGGTAGCCCTTCTCAGGTGCCGGGCCTCCCAGGAACCCCCAGGCCCTGCTCACCGGGACCCCTGGACCAGCAGTGGCCGGgctggcggggggcagggagggcccgGCCAGCCTGTTCTTGCatcctgggaggggagggagaaacccGTGCGAGGCCTCAGGGAAACTGCGGATTTCCCAGGGACACAGGGGGCCCAGGCTGGCCTCTCAGACAGTCGGGCAAGCAGTAAGCCTGCGTCACTGGAGGCCACGCTGAGGATGCTGACAGGGGATTTCCTCGACCCTAAGCAGGGGGCCCTTCTGGCCAACCCCGCGAGGCAAGGAGAGAACTTCTCCCCGGGGCCTACATATGGCAGCAGGCCGAAGAGGGACCCCCGGCTCCCTCCAGGGGTGGGTAACAGGGAAGCCAGACCCTGCTCTTCAGCTTGCTCCCGTGCTGCCCGGGGCGGCCCAcctgggcaggaaggaagggaggtggcCCTGCAGGAGCTTGTCagcaaggaggaggagaggacagCTTCCTGCCCACCAGATGCAGCCCCAGCAAGGAGCGCCCTGCAG AACAAAGCCCGAAACGTTGGGAGCCTGGAGTCCGGGACGGCCCG ATGTTTCAGAGCCTGGTGGCATCGGGTGCGGAAGCGGCGGGCCGTGGCTGCGGCGGTGGCCCTGGGCCGCCGGCGGCTGTTGCGCAGGGGCCTGCGGGCGCTTCGGTGGGCACTGCGGCTCCGGGAGGCCCAGCTGGAGGTGGCATGGAAGCGACACACTCAGGCCCTGCTGGCCCAGAGCTTCCGAAAG TGGAGAAACCAGACTCTGCAGCAGAAGCAAGGGCAGCCCCGCGTCCAGGCTGGGCCGGGACCCCCACCGTCTGGGACGGGCCAAGGCCAGAGCCCCTCAGGAAGGGAGCCGGTGGCAGACCCCGCCTGGAGAAGCAG TCCAGGGAGTCagagggaggaggcgggagcCTGGCCGGGACCAGATGGAGGCGACGGAGAAGTACAGATGCTTCAGGCCTTGCAGCAACTGGCTG GCTTCCTCTTATGGTGCCATCAGAAGGAATGGgccaggcaggagaggagggtcCAGGGAGAGGCCTCCAGGGCCACGCTGAGGACTCAGAAGAAGGGGAGACCCCCCCAGGCCCGGTGCTCTCATGCTGCAGACGCACCCAAGGTGGCCTCGCTGGACACccagcagcagagagcctggctcGGCAg CTCCTTCCTCCAGGGCATGCGGCAGCAGATGATTCGGCGTATCCTGAAGGGCTGGTGCCTGAGGGCCTGGGGTCCAGGCACCCCGTCAGACAGTGCCAGGACCACCTTGGCCCCGGAGCTCCTGGGCAGCATCCCGGGGGGGGAGGACTTGCCGGGCTGCAGCACACCCCGAAGCTCACTAGAGAAG gtTTCCAGGGCCCCCACCCTCCTGGAGACGCTCCGGCTGAGCTTTGTGTGGGCAGCTGGGCGGCAGCAGAAGAGGCGGTGCCTTCTGCTCTGGCAGGTGCGGGCACAGCAGTCCCGGAGGGCAGCGAGGTGGCACCGGTGTACTCTTCGGAGGCG CATCCTTCTCGGCTGGAGCCACTGGGCAACAGCCCAAGGGGCCCAGAGAgagctggctgttggctgggccTGGGAGCGGAGCTGCAGGGCCGCACTGGGCTTGTGGCGGCGGCGGCTGGCGCAGAGGCTGCAGGCAGAGCGGTGCGTTCGGGCCCGGGGTCGCACACTGGTCCGGGGCGCCCTGCACCGCTGGCACGGCTGCTGGCAGA GGCGGCAGCTCCTGCACGAAAAGTACCAGCAGTGGGTGCAGGTGCAACTCCAGGGCCTGAGGAGGTCCGTGTTCCGGGACTGGCGACGGGCAGCAGCTCGTCGGAGACGCACAGCGGCCCCGCCAGAGCAGCCCCTACTGCAGAG CCATTTCCAGGCCCCGTGTGGAGTTGTGAGAGACACAGGGGTGTTCCCAGCCACCAGAGCCTTTCGGGATGGCCCGAGAAGGGCCCTGGGGACCACATTTTCCATGTGGCGGGAAGCCGGAGCAGCCAAAGCCTGGGCACAGGGGCAGCACGTGGCCCGGGTCCCCGTGACCCACTGGAGAAGCCGTGCACGGGGGGGCCCGACGGACGGGCAGCTGAGGAG ggTCCTAGAGGCCTGGGCCCAGGCAGCAGCCAGGGGCCGTGTCCGGGGAGCCGCCATCACCCAATTCCGGCAGGCTGCGTCCAGACGCCTCCTGTGGACCTGCTGGGCCCAGTGGCGGGCAGTGCTGCTCAGTGGGCAATTGGAACCACAGGAGGCAGAGGCCCAGGAGGCCTGCCCGGTTGACCGCAGGCAGCGGCCCGgggtggccagcagagggcgcctcCTAGCACTGATGGACACTCCAGCTCCGTGGAAGCAG ACCCACCGCTGCAGGACGCGGCCCAGCCCAACGCGGCACCACGGCGGCGGTGGAccgaaggagcagagagaaatgtCCTGGGCTCAGA GTGACAGAGAGCCTCGCCTCTGCCGTGCCTTCCAGGTCCAGCTGCAGTGGCCTGGACGCACCAGCCAGGCCCAGGGCCCGCCGCCCGGAAAACCAGGAGGGGACTGCAGCTCTGAGGCCAGCGTCCTCAAAGGCCAAGGCGTGGCCGCTGAGAGGCAGCTGGG GAGGAGGTACCTGCAGCGCTGGCACCTTGAGGCCTTGCTTCGCCGGCTCCAGGGCTCCCAGCAGGCCAGGTGCCTGGCGGCAACATGGCAGCACTGGGTGGACGCTCAGGGAGAGGAGCAGCTGGCACGGACGCTG CTCAGGCAGTGGCACCTGAAGTGGGCCTGGCGCGTGTGGCGGCGGCGAGTCCTGCGGCTGCGGGCGGCTCGGCGATTGCAGCAACAGGAAGGCGGCCGGGTCCTTTCCCAG GCCTTTGAGAAGTGGTGCCAACAGCTGGCAGCCAGGGGCCGGAAGAGAGGAGCCACCGGCAGCCCGGTACCCCCTGAGCAAGGCGGGCATCGGGAGCCCTGGGAGCAGGCTGGAAGCTGCTGGGGTGGACGTGGGCGGGGCAAGGGGCCCAGCTGCAGCTGTGACTTGTTCccatggaaagaaaaacagaactgtgCCCAGCCTTCGAAAGGAAGGAACCACGTCCCACCCATCCGGGGAGTGCAGGCTCAAGCCACCAGGCACTCATCCCACAGCCTGGGGACAGAGCTCTGA